TCGGTCGCCGAAACCTAATTCGTTTCTGCCTTGCGATCGACGCCACCAACCTACCAACGCACAAATCAACGCACGGTTTGAGAACGGGAAGAGACAATGGGCGAAATACTCGGGCAACTGCTCAAGCTGCTGGTCATCGATGTCTTATTTATTGGCGTGCTCGGTGCGCTCCTCGTACCGCTCGCGCTCTATAAGCCGGCCTCGTTCGCGCTGGTCAAGCGAAACGTCATCGGCTACTTCAGCAATCCCACGGGCTACGTCTTTCTCTGCGTGTTCGTGCTCCTCACTTCGCTGGCCGCGGTTTGGCCGCCGCAATTTTTCACAGCGAACCTGGCCAATCTCGATCAGCTTAGCTTCTGGATGCCCCTCATCCTCTTGCTGTTCGTTCCCGCCATTACCATGAGCCTGTGGTCGGAAGAGCGTCGTCAGGGAACAGACGAACTCCTCCTCACGCTGCCTGCGACCGACTTCGATATCGTGGTCGGCAAGTACCTGGCAGCGGCGGCCATTTTCACGTTTTCGCTCTTGTTTTCGCAGTTTGCCAGCTTCACCGTCCTGACGCTGCTATCGCTTGGCGACCTGGACGTCGGGCTGATTTTCTCGACTTATCTCGGCTACTGGCTGATGGGCCTGGCGATGCTGTCGCTCGGCATGGTGGCCTCGTTCCTCACCAACAACGGCACTGTCAGCTTTGTGCTCGGCATGATTCTGAACCTGTTCCTCGTCAGCTTGGGTTACGCCGATCAGTTCCTGGCGATGTCGACCATTTCGAGCCAGGTGATGCAATGGAGCCTCGCGGCCCAGTTCGACGATTTCGGTCGCGGCGTCATCAGCTTGTCGTCGGTGCTCTACTTTCTCGCCATCATCACAGCTGGCATTTACATCAGCATTGTGCTGATCGGGCGGCGACACTGGTCGGGTCGTGGCAAGGACCAGGTTCAGTCGGAACTAACGACGCTCACGATCGGCGTCTCGCTGTTTTTGTTGGTCTTGGCATTGATCTGCTTCCTGATGACGGCCCTGACGAGTCACCCGCGGTTCCTGCTCGCCCTGCAATGGTCGGGGGGCGTGTTGCTGATTTTGGCGCTCATCGCGATTAACTTCAGTGCCATCGTCAATGCCATGCAAGGCGGCATGCTCGGGCATTACATGCTGCGGGTCGAGTGTCTGCTGATTGCGATGCTCGGGGCTTGCTTCTTTCTGTCGCGGCACGAACTGTTCCGCCAGGACCTGACCGCCGGCGGCGTCAGCTCGCTCGCGCCGGCGTCCATCGAACTGGTGTCGGGGCTCGATCCGAAGCGGCCGGTGACCATCGACGCCTTCATCAGCGCGGAGGTGCCGAAGGAGTTCATCAAGACCAAGTACAACTTGATCTCGAGCCTGAAGGAACTTTCGCAGCGGAGCGGCGGCAAGATCACCGTCCGCATGCACGACAATCTCGAACCCTTCTCCGAAGAGGCGGCCCGGGCCGAAAGTCGCTTCGGCATTCGGAAGCAAACGGTGCTCAGCCGGGCCAACGACAAGATGCGGCAAGAAGAACTGATCATGGGTGCCGCCTTTACCTCCGGTCTCGAAAAAGTGGTCGTTCCCTTCTTCGGCAACGGCATTCCAGTCGAATACGAACTGGTCCGCTCGATTGCGACAGTCGCCAAAGGAGAGCGCAAAAAGTTGGGTGTGGTCACCACCGATGCTCAGATGTTTGGCGGCTTCAGCATGCAAGGAATGCAGCCCCGGCAAATTCCGAAGCAGGCCATCATCGAAGAACTCGAAAAGCAATATCGGGTAGAACAAGTCGATCCCGAAGCGCCCATCGAACTCGGCAAGTACGACGTCCTGCTGGTCGTTCAGCCCTCGAGCCTCGGCCCACAGGCTTTATCGAACGTGGTCGAAGCCATCAAGGCTGGCCAGCCAGCTGCGATCTTCGAAGATCCCGCCCCCATCGTCCTCGGTGGCGGCTCAGTGGTCGGCACCAATCAAGAGAAGCCGCCGCAAGGTGGTTTTATGGGCATGGGTGGTGGACCGCCGCCCCCCAAGGGTGACATTCGCGCCCTCTGGAGCGCCCTGGGCATCAAGCCACTCGGCGACGCCGGCCCGGCCTCACCAGCGCCCGGCGTGATCGTCTGGCAGAAGTACAATCCTTACCCGCGCTTTCAAATGCCGGGCATCGGACCCGA
Above is a window of Anatilimnocola aggregata DNA encoding:
- a CDS encoding Gldg family protein, which gives rise to MGEILGQLLKLLVIDVLFIGVLGALLVPLALYKPASFALVKRNVIGYFSNPTGYVFLCVFVLLTSLAAVWPPQFFTANLANLDQLSFWMPLILLLFVPAITMSLWSEERRQGTDELLLTLPATDFDIVVGKYLAAAAIFTFSLLFSQFASFTVLTLLSLGDLDVGLIFSTYLGYWLMGLAMLSLGMVASFLTNNGTVSFVLGMILNLFLVSLGYADQFLAMSTISSQVMQWSLAAQFDDFGRGVISLSSVLYFLAIITAGIYISIVLIGRRHWSGRGKDQVQSELTTLTIGVSLFLLVLALICFLMTALTSHPRFLLALQWSGGVLLILALIAINFSAIVNAMQGGMLGHYMLRVECLLIAMLGACFFLSRHELFRQDLTAGGVSSLAPASIELVSGLDPKRPVTIDAFISAEVPKEFIKTKYNLISSLKELSQRSGGKITVRMHDNLEPFSEEAARAESRFGIRKQTVLSRANDKMRQEELIMGAAFTSGLEKVVVPFFGNGIPVEYELVRSIATVAKGERKKLGVVTTDAQMFGGFSMQGMQPRQIPKQAIIEELEKQYRVEQVDPEAPIELGKYDVLLVVQPSSLGPQALSNVVEAIKAGQPAAIFEDPAPIVLGGGSVVGTNQEKPPQGGFMGMGGGPPPPKGDIRALWSALGIKPLGDAGPASPAPGVIVWQKYNPYPRFQMPGIGPELVFIREEAPGAKNVFNSSEKAVAGFEELLLPFPGGIEQAIGSKMKFNELVTTASQGTGTLDVNKWMMNRGNLREMQKEYSTGETGRRYVLAAEIIGPPPAGTEGDAKKSDDTKSADKKDDEAKKPQGIHVVYVADIDLLDSQFLQLRNMPDAENNFRFDNVAFALNVIDQVAGDERFLPIRSRKPRHSTLRLIEDKVAQTRSEEVLSLKKHQDAFAKAIEENEENVRKATAEMQKKTEELQKLSDEGKLDPAQVAEFQEQKEQFERLKAIEEQRAKVKKEQAEKNLESEQAKIRREGDRKIESTQNSIKIAATTLPLIFPLIIGLIVLAQRRVREREGVSKSRLRY